The Xenopus tropicalis strain Nigerian chromosome 2, UCB_Xtro_10.0, whole genome shotgun sequence genome window below encodes:
- the il10 gene encoding interleukin-10 precursor: protein MKFCLLLTLFFFTCKTVKCQSGDAEGNCSRVVNIFPAKLKELRATFQKIKNFFQMKDNALEIVLLQDDLLQEFKGNLGCQSVSETIRFYLEEVLPQANHYKMNVSFLKDKLLDLKHTLRRCHNFLPCERKSKAIKQIKQTYNKMHEQGIYKAMGEFDILIDYIEDYLMSRKK from the exons ATGAAATTTTGCCTGTTGTTGACCCTGTTCTTCTTCACATGCAAAACGGTGAAATGTCAAAGCGGAGATGCTGAGGGAAATTGCAGTCGGGTAGTTAACATATTCCCTGCTAAACTCAAAGAATTAAGGGCTACCTTTCAGAAGATCAAAAATTTCTTT CAAATGAAGGATAACGCCCTGGAAATTGTCTTACTTCAAGATGATTTGCTACAGGAATTCAAG GGCAACTTGGGATGTCAGTCTGTGTCTGAAACAATTCGATTCTACTTGGAAGAAGTTTTACCACAAGCCAATCATTACAAAATGAATGTCAGCTTCCTCAAGGACAAGTTGTTGGATCTGAAGCACACCCTGCGACGTTGT CATAACTTCCTGCCATGTGAGAGAAAGAGCAAGGCTATCAAGCAAATTAAACAAACATATAATAAG ATGCATGAGCAAGGTATCTACAAGGCAATGGGAGAATTCGATATTTTGATTGACTACATAGAAGACTATCTAATGTCCAGGAAGAAGTAG